Proteins found in one Arachis stenosperma cultivar V10309 chromosome 8, arast.V10309.gnm1.PFL2, whole genome shotgun sequence genomic segment:
- the LOC130944038 gene encoding uncharacterized protein LOC130944038: MHKTTNPCGHPPPPHPTSPLKYDAVSFPTLQPYNHNNRHERRHRCSWTDAISQRFMVTAAVSAAASSWLHNRRIRYLFLLLCSPLLLVFLCAVLPFLCAAELCLRRRLWRKLIRDEEEGRCGCGCEEEEEEEKGLLHRYLEDQLLLVRSMYDCGDIGEVEEEEGEEDRPRRVVDVENLSSCRIPLLR, from the coding sequence ATGCATAAAACCACCAACCCATGTGGACATCCACCACCACCCCATCCAACATCTCCCCTTAAATACGACGCCGTTTCCTTCCCAACCCTTCAACCCTATAATCATAATAACCGTCATGAGCGTCGCCACCGCTGCTCCTGGACTGACGCGATTTCCCAGCGGTTCATGGTGACCGCTGCCGTATCAGCCGCTGCATCCTCCTGGCTCCACAACAGGCGGATCCGCTACCTCTTTCTCCTGCTCTGCTCGCCACTCCTCCTCGTCTTCCTCTGCGCCGTCCTCCCGTTTCTATGTGCCGCCGAGCTTTGCCTCCGCCGTCGACTGTGGCGGAAGCTAATCCGCGACGAAGAGGAAGGGAGATGCGGTTGCGGCTgcgaagaggaagaagaagaagaaaaggggcTTCTTCATAGGTACCTGGAAGATCAGCTTCTTTTGGTTCGATCTATGTACGATTGCGGTGACATTGGAGAAGTTGAGGAGGAAGAAGGCGAAGAAGATCGTCCTAGAAGGGTTGTAGATGTCGAAAACCTTAGTAGTTGCAGGATTCCTCTATTGAGATga